A part of Chanos chanos chromosome 9, fChaCha1.1, whole genome shotgun sequence genomic DNA contains:
- the LOC115821643 gene encoding metalloreductase STEAP4-like yields MKPDTVSITTSAHGLGGLGTVCIFGTGDFGRSLGLRLLQAGYEVVFGSRDSKTSTPLEDFHPGPKVMSHAEAAKEAQVVFVAVQREHYDFLTPLIPVLQGKVLVDVSNNLKKGLYQESNAEYLSSLVPGAVVVKAFNTISAWALQSGGLDANRQVYVCGDQPDAKRAVEAIAQNLGLTALDRGSLRAARELEDLPLELFPLWRLPLGIATGLTAFFFFYLLIRDVIYAYVNDGRDISFRIMITLANKVFPIVSLVMLALCYLPGILAAFVQLYNGTKYRRFPDWLDRWMRCRKQIGLLALGCALLHVLYTCIISIRYYVQYKNNAELIGLIKENTNLTLDNAEAWATDSFFALGVLGFLMYVLLGITSIPSVGSSLNWREFRFVQSKIGFLTLMLCTGHCLLYAWNKFLKPTTYKWYTPPGSMLSLVVPCSVLVLKLIIILPCVNRPISRIRQGWERKRKSVSQQRF; encoded by the exons ATGAAGCCTGATACTGTTTCTATAACAACATCAGCCCATGGTTTGGGTGGACTGGGCACAGTGTGTATCTTCGGCACTGGTGATTTTGGTCGTTCTTTGGGGCTACGTCTGCTCCAAGCAGGGTACGAGGTTGTCTTTGGGTCCAGAGACTCGAAGACTTCAACCCCGCTTGAGGACTTTCACCCCGGTCCAAAAGTCATGAGTCACGCAGAAGCAGCCAAAGAAGCACAGGTGGTTTTTGTGGCAGTGCAACGGGAGCATTACGACTTTTTGACCCCCCTGATCCCCGTTCTTCAGGGGAAAGTGCTCGTGGATGTTAGCAACAACCTGAAGAAAGGTCTTTACCAAGAATCCAATGCTGAATACCTGAGTAGTCTGGTACCAGGAGCAGTTGTAGTCAAAGCATTCAATACCATTTCAGCCTGGGCACTGCAGTCAGGGGGACTTGATGCCAACAGACAG GTCTATGTGTGCGGCGATCAGCCTGACGCTAAGCGTGCAGTCGAGGCCATCGCCCAGAATCTGGGTTTGACCGCCCTGGACAGAGGTTCCCTTCGAGCAGCCAGAGAGCTGGAGGATCTTCCCTTGGAGCTCTTCCCACTCTGGAGACTTCCTCTAGGCATCGCTACAGGCCTGactgccttcttcttcttctacctTCTCATACGCGACGTCATCTACGCTTACGTTAACGACGGGAGAGACATCTCCTTCCGCATCATGATCACTCTGGCTAATAAGGTCTTCCCCATTGTTTCTCTGGTGATGCTGGCGCTATGCTACCTGCCAGGTATCCTTGCGGCATTTGTGCAGCTTTATAATGGCACCAAATATCGTCGCTTCCCTGATTGGCTGGATCGCTGGATGCGATGCAGGAAGCAGATAGGCCTTTTGGCTCTCGGCTGTGCCCTTCTGCATGTGCTTTATACCTGCATCATTTCCATCAGATACTATGTTCAGTATAAGAACAATGCGGAGCTTATTGGACTG ATCAAGGAAAATACAAACCTTACATTGGATAATGCAGAAGCATGGGCCACAGACTCTTTCTTTGCCCTTGGAGTTCTGGGATtcttaatgtatgttttattgGGAATAACATCCATTCCGTCCGTGGGCAGCAGCCTCAACTGGAGGGAATTCCGCTTTGTCCAG TCTAAAATAGGTTTTCTGACACTGATGCTGTGTACTGGACATTGTCTCCTGTACGCCTGGAATAAGTTCCTGAAGCCAACCACATACAAATGGTACACCCCTCCAGGGTCCATGCTCTCCCTGGTTGtcccctgttctgttctggtcCTGAAGCTGATCATTATCTTGCCATGCGTGAACCGACCCATCAGCCGTATACGGCAAGgctgggagaggaagagaaagtcTGTGTCACAGCAACGTTTTTGA